A genomic stretch from Terriglobus sp. RCC_193 includes:
- the fucP gene encoding L-fucose:H+ symporter permease, which produces MAFASQLPESRQDNSGAPLLPAGVLRTFLLVAFVFLLWGIPNNLNDVLIRQFMKSFELNRFQAGLVQFAFYLGYFLLALPAGMLMRRKGYKAGFLTGLCLFAAGCLSFPFAANSGQYSYFLAALFVIAMGLSFLETAANPFMVQLGPTATSERRLNIAQTCNSLGSILGVVAGNLFIFSGVELTPQQRAAMQAAGTYAEYLHKETLRIAAPYVVLGIFALVWAVLIAINKFPAFITQREHTAEVAGKPSELLREKHFLFSLLAQFMYVGAQVGSWSYVIQYAHDYVHAAERTAGWMLTGTLIAFALGRVLSSYLMRSILPSRLMAIYAGCNIALLITAIFVPGWAGLAAVLATSFFMSLMFPTIFSLGLKDLGPNTNVAASLLVMMIVGGAVMPPIMGLLAEHLHSTALSYLVPLAGYVVVLAFALFMTRYHRHREALSTFEV; this is translated from the coding sequence ATGGCATTTGCAAGTCAGCTTCCCGAATCCCGGCAGGATAACTCCGGCGCACCGCTGCTGCCGGCGGGTGTTTTGCGTACGTTCCTGCTGGTAGCGTTTGTCTTTCTGCTGTGGGGCATTCCCAACAACCTGAATGATGTTCTGATTCGCCAGTTCATGAAGAGTTTTGAACTGAATCGGTTTCAGGCTGGGCTGGTGCAGTTTGCGTTCTATCTGGGTTACTTCCTGCTTGCACTGCCTGCCGGGATGCTCATGCGCCGCAAGGGTTACAAGGCTGGTTTTCTAACGGGACTTTGTCTATTCGCTGCTGGATGTCTCAGCTTTCCTTTCGCCGCAAACTCCGGGCAATACAGTTATTTTCTTGCTGCGTTGTTCGTGATTGCGATGGGGCTTTCGTTCCTGGAAACAGCAGCGAATCCGTTCATGGTGCAACTGGGGCCAACAGCAACATCGGAACGGCGATTGAACATTGCACAGACGTGCAATTCGCTTGGCTCTATTCTTGGTGTGGTCGCAGGCAATCTGTTCATCTTTTCAGGCGTGGAGCTGACTCCACAACAACGCGCCGCCATGCAGGCGGCGGGTACGTATGCGGAGTATCTGCACAAGGAAACGCTGCGCATTGCCGCGCCTTATGTTGTGCTCGGCATATTTGCACTGGTGTGGGCAGTGTTAATCGCGATCAACAAATTTCCCGCGTTCATTACGCAGCGCGAACACACCGCGGAGGTAGCCGGAAAGCCTTCTGAGCTGCTGCGGGAAAAACATTTCCTGTTTTCGCTGCTGGCGCAGTTTATGTATGTCGGCGCGCAGGTTGGATCGTGGAGCTATGTCATCCAATATGCGCATGACTATGTTCACGCTGCCGAACGCACCGCAGGATGGATGCTGACGGGAACCTTAATTGCTTTCGCGCTGGGACGCGTTCTGTCGTCGTACCTGATGCGCAGTATTCTTCCCAGCCGCTTGATGGCGATCTATGCCGGTTGCAACATCGCACTTTTGATTACCGCAATTTTCGTTCCGGGTTGGGCAGGTTTGGCTGCCGTGCTGGCTACCAGTTTCTTCATGTCGCTGATGTTCCCCACCATCTTCAGTCTTGGATTAAAGGACCTTGGCCCCAACACGAACGTTGCCGCATCGCTGTTGGTGATGATGATTGTGGGCGGTGCCGTGATGCCGCCCATCATGGGTTTACTTGCAGAACATCTGCATTCCACGGCGCTCAGCTACCTGGTTCCACTTGCGGGCTACGTTGTCGTGCTTGCCTTTGCACTTTTTATGACTCGTTACCATCGCCACCGTGAAGCCCTCTCCACCTTTGAGGTGTGA
- a CDS encoding SDR family oxidoreductase, whose product MDLGLKDHVILVTGGASGIGQAITRTCLAEGARVLVLSRISEGVEEFMQEMKERHLPCELRMTELDDPEHCRGAVNYLRERYGRLDALVNNAGFNDGVGLEHGSIDGFQRSLSLNLLHCYALAHHAVPLLKASRGSILNVASKVALTGQGGTSGYAASKGALLALTREWAAELLPFSVRVNCIIPAEVMTPQYTKWLRTLADPDGTIAHIAAQVPLEHRMTRVEEIASTAVFLLSPTQSSHTTGQHIHVDGGYVHLDRMLTVKALH is encoded by the coding sequence ATGGACCTTGGACTGAAAGATCACGTCATTCTTGTCACGGGCGGCGCCAGCGGCATTGGCCAGGCCATTACACGCACGTGCCTTGCTGAAGGTGCGCGCGTGCTTGTACTCAGCCGCATCTCTGAAGGCGTGGAAGAGTTCATGCAGGAGATGAAGGAACGCCATCTTCCCTGCGAACTTCGCATGACCGAGCTGGATGATCCAGAACACTGTCGCGGCGCGGTGAACTATTTGCGAGAACGCTATGGGCGTTTGGATGCGTTGGTAAACAATGCAGGTTTCAATGATGGCGTGGGATTAGAGCACGGCTCGATTGACGGTTTCCAACGCAGTTTGTCGTTGAACCTGCTGCACTGTTATGCGCTTGCTCACCATGCTGTACCGCTGTTGAAGGCAAGCCGTGGTTCCATTCTGAATGTCGCAAGCAAAGTGGCTTTGACTGGACAAGGTGGTACTTCAGGCTACGCCGCATCGAAGGGCGCGTTGCTGGCGTTGACACGTGAGTGGGCAGCGGAACTGCTTCCCTTCAGCGTGCGTGTGAACTGCATCATTCCGGCGGAAGTCATGACGCCGCAATATACGAAGTGGTTGCGCACACTTGCCGATCCCGATGGAACCATAGCGCACATTGCAGCACAGGTTCCGCTGGAACACCGCATGACACGCGTGGAAGAGATCGCATCGACTGCGGTTTTTCTGCTATCACCAACGCAGTCCAGCCACACCACGGGACAACATATTCACGTGGATGGCGGCTATGTGCATCTGGACAGAATGCTCACGGTGAAGGCGCTTCACTGA
- a CDS encoding enolase C-terminal domain-like protein, which produces MAASPRITRCRTVDLRFPTSRFSIGSDAVNKDPDYSAAYCVLETDSGVEGHGLTFTLGRGTELCVMAIEFLSRFVVGRTLEEITSNMGAFARELTGDTQFRWLGPEKGVIHLAAAALVNAVWDLWARVENKPVWLLLAEMTPEQIVQCIDFRYIDDALSPEEALAILHRNESTRAERIAFLREKGLPAYTTSVGWFGFSDEKIRRLCKEALAEGWTHFKLKVGGDPADDLRRGLLVREEIGWDNKLMVDANQKWGVPEAIDRTTALKPLQPWWMEEPTSPDDILGHARIRRETGVRIATGEHCHSKVMFKQLMQAGSIDVCQIDSCRVAGVNENLAIILMAAKFDIPVCPHAGGVGLCEYVQHLAAFDYICASASLQDRVVEFVDHLHEHFVVPTRIERGRYMLPEEAGYSIEIRKESLQEYAFPQGTYWASASTTA; this is translated from the coding sequence ATGGCCGCATCACCCAGGATTACACGTTGTCGCACAGTGGATCTGCGATTCCCCACGTCACGTTTCAGCATCGGGTCCGATGCCGTCAACAAAGACCCCGATTACTCCGCCGCCTACTGCGTTTTGGAGACAGACAGTGGCGTGGAAGGCCATGGCCTTACCTTCACGCTGGGACGTGGAACTGAACTCTGTGTGATGGCGATTGAGTTTCTTTCGCGCTTTGTCGTAGGACGCACGTTGGAAGAAATCACAAGCAACATGGGAGCCTTCGCGCGCGAACTGACTGGCGACACACAGTTCCGCTGGCTGGGGCCCGAAAAAGGCGTTATCCATCTGGCTGCTGCCGCGCTGGTGAATGCGGTGTGGGACCTGTGGGCTCGCGTGGAGAACAAGCCGGTGTGGCTTCTGCTGGCGGAGATGACGCCGGAACAGATTGTGCAGTGCATTGACTTCCGCTACATCGACGATGCGCTGTCGCCCGAGGAAGCGCTCGCCATTCTTCATCGCAACGAATCGACACGTGCGGAACGTATCGCTTTCCTTCGCGAAAAGGGCCTGCCTGCTTACACGACCAGTGTCGGCTGGTTTGGCTTTAGCGATGAGAAGATTCGCAGGCTATGCAAGGAAGCGCTTGCCGAAGGATGGACACACTTCAAGCTGAAGGTGGGTGGCGACCCTGCGGATGATCTTCGCCGCGGCCTGCTGGTGCGTGAAGAAATTGGCTGGGACAACAAGCTGATGGTAGACGCCAACCAGAAGTGGGGCGTGCCGGAAGCCATTGACCGCACCACTGCGCTAAAGCCGCTGCAGCCGTGGTGGATGGAAGAGCCGACCAGTCCCGATGACATCCTGGGCCATGCTCGCATTCGCCGCGAGACAGGCGTCCGCATTGCCACCGGCGAACACTGCCACAGCAAGGTGATGTTCAAGCAACTGATGCAGGCTGGGTCTATTGATGTGTGCCAGATTGATAGCTGTCGTGTGGCGGGTGTGAATGAGAACCTGGCGATCATCCTGATGGCAGCGAAGTTTGACATCCCGGTGTGTCCGCATGCCGGTGGCGTTGGCCTTTGCGAATACGTGCAGCATCTGGCCGCGTTTGACTACATCTGCGCATCTGCGTCGCTGCAGGATCGGGTGGTGGAATTTGTCGACCATCTGCATGAGCACTTCGTTGTTCCGACACGCATCGAACGTGGCCGCTACATGCTTCCGGAAGAGGCGGGATACAGCATCGAGATTCGCAAGGAATCGCTGCAGGAATATGCCTTCCCTCAGGGAACGTATTGGGCTTCTGCCTCCACCACCGCCTAA
- a CDS encoding SDR family NAD(P)-dependent oxidoreductase yields the protein MTLQGKRALVTGAASGIGRAIAETLASAGAEVILLDLNHDAVTATSDSITKETKATCHAIACDVSDDASVTAAFAQAGALDIVVNSAGIAHIGTVVDTSSDDFDRLFRVNVRGTYLCIQAAVRNMEPRRTGVILNMASIAATSGIKDRFAYSMTKGAVLSMTLSAAKDCLSLGLRINCISPARVHTPFVDGFVAKNYPGREEEMMKTLSAAQPIGRMGTPAEIAQLALFLCSDASSFITGTDVLIDGGFTNLR from the coding sequence ATGACATTGCAGGGAAAGCGTGCGCTGGTTACAGGCGCAGCAAGCGGCATCGGCAGGGCAATTGCGGAGACACTTGCATCGGCAGGTGCAGAGGTCATCCTGCTGGACTTGAATCACGATGCAGTCACAGCGACCTCCGACAGCATTACGAAAGAGACAAAGGCAACATGCCACGCAATTGCATGTGATGTTTCCGATGATGCGAGCGTCACCGCTGCGTTCGCACAGGCAGGCGCGCTGGATATCGTGGTGAACAGTGCAGGCATTGCCCACATTGGTACGGTTGTCGATACATCATCAGACGATTTTGATCGTCTGTTTCGTGTGAATGTGCGCGGCACTTATCTGTGCATACAGGCTGCTGTTCGCAACATGGAACCGCGCCGCACAGGCGTCATACTGAACATGGCATCTATTGCCGCAACTTCCGGCATCAAGGATCGCTTTGCGTATTCCATGACGAAGGGTGCTGTGCTTTCCATGACGCTTTCTGCCGCGAAGGATTGCCTGTCACTTGGATTGCGCATCAACTGCATTTCACCGGCACGTGTGCACACACCGTTTGTCGATGGCTTTGTGGCAAAGAACTATCCCGGCCGCGAAGAGGAGATGATGAAGACACTCTCCGCGGCACAACCTATTGGCCGCATGGGAACGCCAGCAGAGATTGCGCAACTCGCTCTGTTTCTCTGCTCGGATGCATCCAGCTTCATCACCGGAACCGATGTTCTGATTGACGGCGGTTTCACGAACCTGCGATAG
- a CDS encoding sulfur reduction protein DsrE → MTRRLAALTASMLLMPAAVLAQQAPAAAPVPPTEKVLIHVHSNDPKVWQASLDKANSIMSTAPKGTAVVEILATGDGLKLVNKDLQGQSIVTGSLDKDVSFVACHASMKANHMEISQLHSGVGTVPSGGREKVMKKAEGWTVLDETEAK, encoded by the coding sequence ATGACACGCAGACTCGCAGCACTTACCGCTTCCATGCTCCTGATGCCCGCTGCCGTTCTCGCTCAGCAGGCGCCTGCCGCCGCTCCTGTGCCGCCTACGGAAAAGGTGCTGATCCACGTTCACTCCAACGATCCCAAGGTGTGGCAGGCTTCGCTGGATAAGGCGAACAGCATCATGTCCACCGCACCGAAAGGCACCGCCGTGGTGGAGATTCTGGCCACGGGTGACGGTTTGAAGCTTGTGAACAAGGACTTGCAGGGCCAGAGCATTGTCACGGGTTCGCTCGATAAAGATGTCAGCTTCGTGGCCTGCCATGCATCCATGAAGGCCAACCACATGGAGATCAGCCAGCTTCACTCCGGCGTTGGCACAGTACCCTCCGGTGGCCGCGAGAAGGTCATGAAGAAGGCAGAAGGCTGGACCGTGCTGGACGAAACGGAAGCCAAGTAA
- a CDS encoding DNA-binding protein, translating to MPEKATMQAANEDLKEGKSPSTAAGEFVHEEVDHIREGKHGARNTKQAIAIGLSKARRAGIPLSPPSAGTTSAETRHKAEQDTEKGQTHPQTGEEGHTKRGRARLTALKKESKSAASHASLSKQAKSSARKRGLHVHKSAA from the coding sequence ATGCCGGAAAAAGCCACAATGCAAGCCGCAAACGAGGATTTGAAGGAAGGGAAGTCGCCTTCCACCGCTGCGGGTGAATTTGTTCATGAGGAAGTGGATCACATCCGCGAAGGCAAGCACGGAGCGCGCAACACCAAGCAGGCCATTGCCATTGGTCTCAGCAAGGCTCGGCGCGCAGGGATTCCGTTAAGTCCGCCTTCTGCGGGAACCACTTCAGCCGAGACACGCCACAAGGCGGAACAGGATACGGAAAAGGGTCAAACGCATCCGCAGACAGGCGAGGAAGGCCACACGAAGCGCGGGCGCGCAAGATTGACCGCACTGAAGAAAGAGTCGAAGTCAGCCGCCAGCCACGCATCCTTGTCAAAACAGGCCAAGAGTTCCGCAAGGAAACGCGGCCTGCATGTTCACAAATCAGCGGCATAA
- a CDS encoding L-rhamnose mutarotase, with the protein MQRFCLTLKMRPDPVLMEEYVQRHAAVWPEILESIRAAGVTGMQIFRDGYRMVMIMETTDDFTMERKAEMDRANPVVMRWESEMAKYQQSDPGADASAKWLPMEKIFDLQTS; encoded by the coding sequence ATGCAGCGCTTTTGTCTGACGTTGAAGATGCGGCCCGATCCCGTGTTGATGGAAGAGTATGTGCAGCGTCATGCGGCCGTGTGGCCAGAGATTCTGGAGTCCATCCGTGCTGCCGGAGTGACCGGTATGCAGATCTTCCGTGATGGCTACCGCATGGTCATGATCATGGAGACCACCGATGATTTCACCATGGAGCGCAAGGCAGAGATGGACCGCGCCAACCCTGTGGTTATGCGGTGGGAGTCGGAGATGGCGAAGTATCAGCAGAGCGATCCCGGAGCCGACGCCAGCGCAAAGTGGCTTCCCATGGAAAAGATTTTCGATCTGCAAACGAGCTAG
- a CDS encoding LysR family transcriptional regulator gives MEIQQLRYACAVAETGSFSRAAETCHIAQPSLSQQIQKLEEDLGARLFDRLGRRVRLTEAGQAFLPHARTILSQLDAARNSVAETSADTQGRITVGVIPTIAPYRMPGYTANFTRKFPAAKLRIVEETTPVLIDGLRDLSIDIAILALPLRHKDLETFTLHTEPLFAALPKTHPLARKKGLIMKELRGESFVMLRDGHCFRDLTIAACTHARITPNIAFESGQFSSLLGMVAAGIGVSIVPEMAVDTGAACHYARIMDPRASRTIVAAVLRGRSFSHVQRAFLSGMARQSSQGKKAAKTDLLPAVISQ, from the coding sequence ATGGAAATTCAGCAGCTTCGATACGCCTGTGCGGTTGCCGAAACAGGCAGTTTCAGCCGCGCTGCGGAGACGTGCCATATTGCGCAACCATCCCTCTCGCAGCAGATTCAGAAGTTGGAAGAAGACCTGGGGGCCAGACTATTCGATCGACTTGGCCGTCGCGTGCGGCTGACCGAAGCGGGGCAAGCATTTCTACCGCATGCACGGACAATCCTGTCGCAATTGGACGCAGCACGTAATAGTGTTGCGGAGACGTCCGCAGATACGCAGGGCAGGATTACGGTCGGCGTTATTCCCACCATTGCTCCGTATCGAATGCCGGGATACACGGCAAACTTCACGCGAAAGTTTCCTGCAGCAAAGCTGCGTATCGTAGAAGAAACGACACCCGTATTGATTGATGGATTGCGTGATCTCTCGATTGATATTGCGATCCTCGCGCTACCGCTGCGCCATAAGGACCTGGAGACATTCACGCTCCATACCGAGCCGCTCTTTGCTGCGCTGCCGAAGACACATCCCCTTGCGCGGAAAAAGGGGCTCATCATGAAAGAACTTCGCGGTGAGTCGTTTGTCATGCTGCGTGACGGACACTGTTTCCGCGATCTGACTATCGCCGCCTGCACACATGCACGAATCACGCCAAACATTGCATTTGAAAGTGGCCAGTTCAGCAGCCTGCTGGGCATGGTTGCAGCAGGCATAGGCGTATCCATCGTGCCGGAGATGGCTGTCGATACAGGTGCTGCGTGTCACTACGCCAGGATCATGGATCCGCGAGCCTCTCGCACCATCGTGGCTGCGGTGTTGCGTGGGCGCAGCTTCAGCCATGTGCAGCGGGCATTTCTCTCCGGCATGGCAAGACAATCATCGCAAGGGAAGAAGGCCGCAAAAACCGACTTGCTACCAGCTGTTATTTCTCAGTGA
- a CDS encoding amidohydrolase encodes MTETDYSQRIDSHHHLWHYTPEEYGWIGDDMAPLRRDFLLDDLRRELADTGVDGTVAVQARQTLEETQWLLELAEGDNSPVRGVVGWLPIASTRFPAVLESFRDSKHLCGLRHIVQAERPGFLDGDAFNQGIAHLRDTGLVYDILIYARQLEEATRFVDRHPAQSFVLDHIAKPDIRNHGFAAWAKAFRELARRDNVSCKLSGMVTETDWNHWSSAELHPYFETAVEAFSPNRLMMGTDWPVLTVGCTYSGWWKTVEDWIAALSSQERNMILGGTATRVYELRS; translated from the coding sequence ATGACGGAGACCGACTACTCGCAGCGAATTGATAGCCACCACCACCTCTGGCACTACACGCCAGAGGAATACGGCTGGATTGGCGATGACATGGCGCCACTGCGCCGCGATTTTCTGTTGGATGATCTGCGACGAGAGCTGGCTGATACGGGCGTGGATGGCACCGTTGCTGTGCAGGCACGACAGACCTTGGAAGAGACACAGTGGCTGCTGGAACTTGCAGAGGGTGATAACTCGCCTGTTCGCGGTGTTGTGGGATGGCTTCCCATTGCGAGCACTCGCTTCCCCGCTGTCCTGGAGTCCTTTCGTGACTCTAAACACTTATGCGGATTGCGACACATTGTGCAGGCGGAACGTCCGGGATTTCTGGATGGCGATGCCTTCAACCAGGGCATCGCTCATCTGCGGGACACGGGGCTGGTCTATGACATCCTCATCTACGCACGCCAACTGGAAGAAGCCACGCGTTTCGTAGACCGTCATCCGGCGCAGTCGTTTGTGCTGGATCATATCGCCAAGCCGGATATCCGCAATCATGGTTTTGCCGCATGGGCAAAGGCTTTTCGCGAACTTGCGCGACGTGACAACGTTTCCTGCAAACTCTCCGGCATGGTTACAGAAACCGACTGGAACCATTGGTCGTCTGCGGAACTGCATCCTTATTTCGAAACTGCGGTGGAAGCATTCAGCCCGAATCGACTCATGATGGGTACGGACTGGCCTGTGCTTACCGTTGGCTGCACCTATTCCGGTTGGTGGAAGACGGTAGAAGATTGGATCGCTGCTCTGAGTTCGCAGGAGCGCAACATGATTCTGGGCGGAACTGCTACACGCGTTTACGAATTACGATCTTGA
- a CDS encoding ectonucleotide pyrophosphatase/phosphodiesterase, translated as MFSVFRTLVAASAFILATANLAAQAKHPAYGSAHPMPNLIVDTGGAPNNAHAMKQHYVVLVSLDGFRYDYPKLHGAPHLDDLVKAGATAPNGMLPSYPSLTFPNHWTLVTGLLPEHHGIVRNSFYDPVRDETYQYKDPKTSSDGTWYGGVPLWSLARQQGMRAATFMWPGSEAEVAGHRPNNYAKFEDQLDGHVGIEQVLVWLKLPAAQRPHLITFYMPTTDHAGHWYGPDSMQEHEAVHIVDALMGELRARLNATGLPIDLIIVSDHGMILNDNNWIQWDQYVDLKDTKVVEWSFYPKTDAEAQSLYEQFRAHPDPRFTVYRRKDTPAYLHLRDNPRNGDPVVIPNGPYIAHPHATSPREDLADHGYDVTRMPQMKAFFLATGPDIRKGVKLPSFSNLDIYDFVAKLLDLKPAPNDGTLKPLLPALKK; from the coding sequence ATGTTTTCCGTCTTTCGCACACTTGTCGCAGCTTCCGCTTTTATTCTGGCCACCGCGAATCTTGCCGCGCAGGCAAAGCACCCGGCGTACGGTTCGGCCCATCCCATGCCGAATCTTATCGTGGACACGGGCGGTGCACCGAACAATGCCCATGCCATGAAGCAGCATTATGTGGTGCTGGTGTCGCTCGATGGTTTCCGTTACGACTACCCGAAGCTGCACGGCGCACCGCATCTGGATGATCTTGTGAAGGCGGGAGCCACCGCTCCCAATGGCATGTTGCCCTCCTATCCATCGCTGACGTTTCCCAACCACTGGACGCTTGTGACAGGATTGCTGCCGGAGCACCACGGCATTGTGCGTAACAGCTTTTACGATCCCGTGCGCGATGAGACCTATCAGTACAAGGACCCGAAGACGAGCTCGGACGGTACATGGTACGGTGGGGTGCCGCTATGGTCGCTGGCGCGGCAACAGGGCATGCGTGCGGCAACATTCATGTGGCCGGGGTCTGAGGCGGAGGTCGCAGGTCACCGCCCGAACAACTATGCGAAATTTGAAGATCAGTTGGACGGCCACGTCGGTATCGAGCAGGTCCTGGTATGGTTGAAATTACCCGCTGCGCAACGACCGCACCTGATCACGTTTTATATGCCCACTACCGATCACGCTGGCCATTGGTACGGTCCGGACTCCATGCAGGAACATGAAGCCGTTCATATTGTGGACGCCCTCATGGGCGAACTGCGTGCGCGTCTGAACGCCACAGGCTTGCCAATTGACCTCATCATCGTGTCGGACCACGGCATGATCCTGAACGATAACAACTGGATTCAGTGGGACCAGTACGTCGATCTGAAAGATACAAAGGTCGTCGAGTGGTCCTTCTATCCGAAGACGGATGCAGAAGCACAATCGCTGTACGAGCAGTTCCGCGCACATCCTGATCCACGTTTCACGGTCTACCGCCGCAAAGATACTCCTGCCTATTTGCACCTGCGCGACAACCCGCGCAACGGCGATCCCGTAGTGATTCCCAACGGGCCCTACATTGCGCATCCCCATGCCACAAGCCCGCGTGAAGACCTGGCGGATCACGGTTACGACGTGACGCGTATGCCGCAGATGAAAGCCTTCTTCCTGGCCACCGGGCCGGACATTCGTAAGGGCGTAAAGCTGCCTTCTTTCAGTAACCTGGATATATACGACTTCGTGGCAAAGCTGCTGGATCTGAAACCTGCGCCGAATGACGGAACGCTGAAGCCGCTGTTGCCCGCATTGAAAAAGTAG